The following are from one region of the Microbaculum marinisediminis genome:
- the ahcY gene encoding adenosylhomocysteinase has protein sequence MSGDYVVKDLGLADWGRKEIEIAETEMPGLMATREEYGASQPLKGARISGALHMTIQTAVLIETLQALGAEVRWASCNIFSTQDHAAAAIAAKRTPVFAVKGESLTEYWDYIDRIFHWPDGEVANMILDDGGDATLYILLGAKVEADASAMPTPTSEEEEALVAQLKKRLAASPGWFAKVKASIKGVSEETTTGVLRLYEMQKKGDLPFPAINVNDSVTKSKFDNKYGCRESLVDGIRRATDVMMAGKVALVAGYGDVGKGSAQSLSGAGARVVVTEIDPICALQAAMDGFAVQTMEEAVPHADIFVTATGNKDVLTVDHMRAMKDMAIVCNIGHFDNEIQVAGLKNYKWTNVKPQVDMIEFPDGKRMILLSEGRLVNLGNATGHPSFVMSASFTNQTLAQIELWTNGAAYENKVYVLPKHLDEKVATLHLAKLGVNLTTLTPEQASYIGVSQEGPYKADHYRY, from the coding sequence ATGTCTGGCGATTATGTTGTGAAGGACCTTGGACTGGCCGACTGGGGCCGCAAGGAGATCGAGATTGCGGAGACGGAGATGCCGGGCCTGATGGCGACGCGCGAGGAGTACGGTGCCTCGCAGCCGCTGAAGGGCGCACGGATTTCCGGCGCGCTGCACATGACGATCCAGACCGCGGTGCTGATCGAAACGCTGCAGGCGCTCGGCGCGGAGGTGCGCTGGGCCTCGTGCAACATCTTCTCGACGCAGGACCACGCGGCGGCGGCGATCGCGGCGAAGCGCACGCCGGTATTCGCGGTGAAGGGCGAGAGCCTGACCGAGTACTGGGACTATATCGACCGGATCTTCCATTGGCCGGACGGCGAAGTCGCCAACATGATCCTCGACGACGGCGGCGACGCGACGCTGTACATCCTGCTCGGCGCCAAGGTGGAGGCCGACGCCTCGGCCATGCCGACGCCGACGAGCGAGGAGGAAGAGGCGCTGGTGGCACAGCTCAAGAAGCGGCTTGCCGCGAGCCCGGGCTGGTTCGCCAAGGTGAAGGCCTCGATCAAGGGCGTCAGCGAGGAGACCACCACCGGCGTGCTGCGTCTCTACGAGATGCAGAAGAAGGGCGACCTCCCCTTCCCGGCGATCAACGTCAACGACTCGGTGACCAAGTCGAAGTTCGACAACAAGTACGGCTGCCGCGAGAGCCTGGTCGACGGCATCCGCCGGGCGACCGACGTGATGATGGCGGGCAAGGTGGCGCTGGTCGCCGGCTACGGCGACGTCGGCAAGGGCTCGGCGCAGTCGCTGAGCGGCGCCGGCGCGCGCGTGGTCGTGACCGAGATCGATCCGATCTGCGCGCTGCAGGCGGCAATGGACGGCTTCGCCGTGCAGACCATGGAAGAAGCGGTGCCCCATGCCGACATCTTCGTCACCGCCACCGGCAACAAGGACGTGCTGACGGTGGACCATATGCGGGCGATGAAGGACATGGCCATCGTCTGCAACATCGGTCACTTCGATAACGAGATCCAGGTAGCCGGCCTGAAGAACTACAAGTGGACCAACGTGAAGCCGCAGGTGGACATGATCGAGTTCCCCGACGGCAAGCGGATGATCCTGCTCTCAGAGGGCCGCCTGGTGAATCTCGGCAACGCGACCGGCCACCCGAGCTTCGTGATGAGCGCCTCGTTCACCAACCAGACGCTGGCGCAGATCGAGCTGTGGACCAACGGCGCGGCCTACGAGAACAAGGTCTACGTGCTGCCCAAGCACCTGGACGAGAAGGTCGCCACGCTGCATCTGGCCAAGCTCGGCGTCAATCTCACGACGCTGACCCCCGAGCAGGCCAGCTACATCGGCGTGTCGCAGGAAGGGCCGTACAAGGCCGACCACTACCGGTACTGA
- the metK gene encoding methionine adenosyltransferase, whose product MQKDYLFTSESVSEGHPDKVCDRVSDEVVDTFFGIALAEGWDPSQVRVACETLATTNRVVIAGETRGPKTISKELIAHRARMAIRDIGYEQDGFHWEHADIEVLLHSQSADIAQGVDAGSDKDEGAGDQGIMFGYACKETPDLMPAPIYYSHKILKLMADGRKSGESGMLGPDAKSQLTMRYVDGKPVEVTQVVISTQHLDDRLTSHDIRGIVEPYVRGALPDGFLTAKTDWHINPTGKFVIGGPDGDCGLTGRKIIVDTYGGAAPHGGGAFSGKDPTKVDRSAAYAARYLAKNVVAAGLADRCTIQLSYAIGVADPLAIYVDMHGTGQVAEDKLGSVLRQVLNLRPRGIREHLKLNQPIYARTAAYGHFGRPAETDGGFSWETTDLADAIRSAAA is encoded by the coding sequence ATGCAGAAAGATTATCTCTTCACCTCGGAATCCGTCTCCGAAGGTCATCCGGACAAGGTCTGCGACCGCGTTTCGGACGAGGTGGTCGATACCTTTTTCGGGATCGCCCTCGCCGAAGGCTGGGATCCGAGCCAGGTGCGCGTCGCCTGCGAGACGCTGGCCACGACCAACCGCGTGGTCATCGCCGGCGAGACCCGCGGTCCGAAGACCATCTCCAAGGAGCTCATCGCCCATCGCGCCCGCATGGCGATCCGCGATATCGGCTATGAACAGGACGGCTTCCACTGGGAACACGCCGATATCGAGGTGCTGCTGCATTCGCAGTCGGCGGATATCGCGCAGGGTGTCGACGCCGGCAGCGACAAGGACGAAGGCGCCGGCGACCAGGGCATCATGTTCGGCTATGCCTGCAAGGAAACGCCGGATCTGATGCCGGCGCCGATCTACTATTCGCACAAGATCCTCAAGCTCATGGCGGACGGCCGCAAGTCCGGCGAGTCGGGCATGCTCGGCCCCGACGCCAAGAGCCAGCTGACCATGCGCTATGTCGACGGCAAGCCGGTCGAGGTCACCCAAGTGGTCATCTCCACCCAGCATCTCGACGACCGCCTGACCTCGCACGACATCCGCGGCATCGTCGAGCCCTACGTGCGCGGCGCGCTGCCCGACGGCTTCCTGACCGCCAAGACCGACTGGCACATCAACCCGACGGGCAAGTTCGTGATCGGTGGCCCGGATGGCGACTGCGGGCTGACCGGCCGCAAGATCATCGTCGACACCTACGGCGGCGCGGCCCCGCACGGCGGCGGCGCCTTCTCCGGCAAGGACCCGACCAAGGTCGACCGGTCGGCGGCCTACGCCGCGCGCTACCTCGCCAAGAACGTGGTGGCCGCGGGCCTCGCGGACCGCTGCACGATCCAGCTCTCCTACGCGATCGGCGTGGCCGATCCGCTGGCGATCTACGTGGACATGCACGGGACGGGACAGGTCGCCGAGGACAAGCTCGGGTCGGTGCTGCGCCAGGTCCTGAACCTGCGTCCGCGCGGCATCCGGGAGCACCTCAAGCTCAATCAGCCGATCTACGCGCGCACCGCGGCCTACGGCCATTTCGGCCGGCCGGCCGAAACGGACGGCGGCTTCAGCTGGGAAACGACGGATCTCGCCGACGCCATCCGCTCGGCGGCCGCGTAG